Proteins from one Azospirillum ramasamyi genomic window:
- a CDS encoding SDR family oxidoreductase, with amino-acid sequence MPLPSAPVVCITGASAGVGRATALAFAAYRQASIGLIARSEEALEEVKAEVERLGGRALVLPLDVADADALDSAAERVEETFGPIDVWINAAMVTVFGPVHAVTAEELRRVTEVTYLGSAYGIQTALRRMRARGQGTILQVGSALAYRSIPLQSAYCAAKHAVQGFVDSLRPELIHDGSWIALTAVHLPAVNTPQFGWARSHMPRRPRPMGAIFQPEDIARAILHAAENPRREYWLGGSAMQAILGNFLAPGFADRYLANHAVEGQLTEEREIPGRPDNLYHPVDGLHRTRGRFGLPHNSLRLAAPGGTARGLAVAAGLILAGGLGFAMSRMTPRPR; translated from the coding sequence ATGCCCCTTCCGTCCGCCCCAGTCGTTTGCATCACCGGCGCGTCGGCCGGGGTCGGCCGTGCCACGGCGCTGGCCTTCGCCGCCTATCGGCAGGCCTCGATCGGCCTGATCGCCCGCTCCGAAGAAGCGCTGGAGGAGGTGAAGGCGGAGGTTGAGCGGCTGGGCGGCCGGGCACTGGTGCTGCCGCTGGACGTGGCCGACGCCGATGCGCTGGACAGCGCCGCGGAAAGGGTGGAGGAGACCTTCGGTCCAATCGACGTCTGGATCAATGCGGCGATGGTCACAGTCTTCGGCCCTGTCCACGCGGTGACGGCGGAGGAACTGAGGCGTGTGACCGAGGTGACCTATCTCGGTTCCGCCTACGGCATCCAGACGGCGCTGCGGCGGATGAGGGCGCGGGGGCAAGGTACGATCCTGCAGGTCGGCTCGGCGCTGGCCTACCGGTCGATTCCGCTGCAGTCGGCCTATTGCGCGGCCAAGCATGCGGTGCAGGGCTTCGTCGACAGCCTGCGGCCGGAACTGATCCACGACGGCAGCTGGATCGCCCTGACGGCGGTGCATCTGCCGGCGGTCAACACGCCGCAGTTCGGTTGGGCGCGCAGCCACATGCCGCGCCGTCCCCGCCCGATGGGGGCGATCTTCCAGCCGGAGGACATCGCCCGCGCCATCCTGCACGCCGCCGAGAATCCCCGCCGCGAATATTGGCTGGGCGGATCGGCGATGCAGGCCATCCTCGGCAACTTCCTCGCTCCCGGCTTCGCCGACCGCTACCTCGCCAATCATGCGGTTGAGGGCCAGCTGACGGAGGAGCGCGAGATCCCCGGCCGGCCCGACAACCTCTATCACCCCGTCGACGGGCTGCACCGGACCCGCGGCCGTTTCGGCCTGCCGCACAACAGCCTGCGGCTTGCCGCCCCCGGCGGCACCGCCCGCGGCCTGGCGGTCGCCGCCGGGCTGATCCTGGCGGGCGGGCTGGGCTTCGCCATGAGCAGGATGACGCCGCGGCCGCGCTAG
- a CDS encoding isoprenylcysteine carboxyl methyltransferase family protein has product MDFFGWPQVILLAVAAQRLLELVVARRNTARLLAEGAREVGAAHYPLFVVLHAGWLLALFLTVPADAPINGWLLALFVLLQAGRVWVIATLGRFWTTRIITLDGAPLVRRGPFRWVRHPNYLVVAGELAVLPLVFGNVWVAVAATLLNIPLTRRRIQVEEEALSDRRGTGSDAGRWTELSGGAPPAA; this is encoded by the coding sequence ATGGATTTTTTCGGTTGGCCGCAGGTCATCCTGCTGGCGGTCGCGGCGCAGCGGCTGCTTGAGCTGGTGGTCGCCCGCCGCAACACCGCCCGCCTGCTGGCCGAAGGCGCGCGGGAGGTCGGAGCCGCCCATTATCCGCTGTTCGTCGTGCTCCATGCCGGATGGCTGCTGGCGCTGTTCCTTACGGTGCCGGCCGATGCGCCGATCAATGGCTGGCTGCTGGCTCTGTTCGTGCTGCTGCAGGCCGGGCGGGTCTGGGTGATCGCGACGCTCGGCCGCTTCTGGACCACGCGGATCATCACGCTGGACGGGGCGCCGCTGGTCCGCCGTGGCCCGTTCCGCTGGGTCCGGCATCCCAACTATCTGGTGGTGGCGGGCGAACTGGCGGTGCTGCCGCTGGTGTTCGGCAATGTCTGGGTCGCCGTCGCCGCCACGCTGCTGAACATTCCCCTCACCCGCCGCCGCATCCAGGTTGAGGAGGAGGCGCTGAGCGACCGGCGGGGAACCGGGAGCGATGCCGGTCGTTGGACAGAGTTAAGCGGCGGCGCCCCGCCGGCCGCCTGA
- a CDS encoding type III polyketide synthase, which yields MSFDPRLLAVATALPPHRFEQEETLAVARTVFAHRLRDFDRLAPVFANTGIRSRHAACPLSWYLEPHGWGERAAVFERVALDLLEQAAGKALDEAGLRPADVDAIVCATTTGIATPSLEALLLDRMDFRPDTVRLPVFGLGCAGGALGLARAGMMARAMPGRTVLFLVVELCTLSHRPEEASPTNVVASALFADGAAAALLRAPADGGDAPGPRFVDSAEHTWPGTRRIMGWRIEDEGFGVVFSQDIPRLIRERLAPVVDGFLTGRGMTRADLSGVICHTGGAKVLQALTEVLAPATDGMDDSWAVLGDCGNMSAASVMFVLDRRMRSGATGPHLMLALGPGFTAGLTLVDL from the coding sequence ATGTCATTCGATCCGCGGCTGCTGGCAGTCGCCACAGCGTTGCCGCCCCACCGCTTCGAGCAGGAGGAGACGCTGGCCGTCGCCCGGACGGTGTTCGCCCATCGCCTGCGCGACTTCGACCGGCTGGCCCCCGTCTTCGCCAACACCGGCATCCGCAGCCGCCATGCCGCCTGCCCGCTGTCCTGGTATCTGGAACCCCATGGCTGGGGCGAGCGCGCCGCCGTGTTCGAGAGGGTCGCCCTGGATCTGCTGGAACAGGCGGCCGGCAAGGCGTTGGACGAGGCCGGGCTGCGCCCCGCCGATGTGGACGCCATCGTCTGCGCCACCACCACCGGCATCGCCACGCCGAGCCTGGAGGCGCTGCTGCTCGACCGCATGGACTTCCGGCCCGACACGGTGCGGCTGCCGGTCTTCGGGCTGGGATGTGCCGGCGGGGCGCTGGGGCTGGCGCGGGCGGGAATGATGGCGCGCGCCATGCCGGGGCGTACCGTGCTGTTCCTGGTGGTCGAGCTTTGCACCCTGTCGCACCGGCCGGAAGAGGCCTCCCCCACCAATGTGGTGGCGAGCGCCCTGTTCGCTGACGGTGCCGCCGCCGCCCTGCTGCGGGCGCCGGCCGACGGCGGCGATGCCCCCGGCCCGCGCTTCGTCGACAGTGCCGAACACACCTGGCCGGGCACCCGGCGGATCATGGGCTGGCGGATCGAGGACGAGGGCTTCGGCGTCGTCTTCAGCCAGGACATCCCCCGCCTGATCCGCGAGCGGCTGGCCCCGGTGGTCGACGGATTCCTGACCGGCCGCGGCATGACCCGCGCCGATCTGTCCGGGGTGATCTGCCACACCGGCGGTGCCAAGGTGCTTCAGGCGCTGACCGAGGTGCTGGCCCCCGCCACCGACGGCATGGATGATTCCTGGGCGGTGCTGGGCGACTGCGGCAACATGTCGGCGGCAAGCGTGATGTTCGTGCTCGACCGCCGGATGCGCAGCGGGGCCACCGGGCCTCATCTGATGCTGGCGCTCGGCCCCGGCTTCACCGCCGGTCTCACCCTGGTGGATCTGTGA
- the hypF gene encoding carbamoyltransferase HypF: protein MSHDDERLRLRVRGRVQGVGFRPHVHALARRYGLTGWVRNDPQGVLIEVQGADTAAFRTALSDEAPPLARIDSVDCEALVPIPGPTGFTIRHSETGGAMATGIGPDAAVCPACLAELFDPAERRYRYAFLNCTHCGPRYTITRRLPYDRPQTAMAGFPLCPDCMAEYEDPADRRFHAQPTACPACGPHLSHPPEDILAALRDGRIVAVKGLGGFHLACDAARPDAVKRLRRVKQRNGKPFPLMVANAESAARHVGMDDDERRLLEGAARPIVLLRRREDAPELAPDIAPGLAWLGVMLPYTPLHYLLFHEAAGRPEGTGWLREPQELTLVMTSANPGGEPLAIGNEEARERLAGIADLIVDHDRDILIRADDSVTRKLAGAPAFLRRGRGHVPEPIRLARPVPPILAVGGHLKATVCVTRGDEAFLSQHIGDLDNAATLDFLEETVAHLLHILDVEPVAVAHDKHPDFQSTRFAERTGLPCVAVQHHHAHVAAVMAEHRVEGQALGLALDGFGLGEGGGSWGGEMLLVDGLRSERLGSLAPLAQPGGDLAARQPWRMAAAALLRMGRADEIVPRFAGHGPAEGVRRMIERGINAPPTSSCGRWFDAACGLLGIRAMAGFEGEAPMVLESLVRRPRVAAGAWRIAGGELDLTPLLERLLSAADAVEGAELFHGTLAAALVDWTLPALRARGLDRAVLSGGCLMNGVLAEELVAGFHAAGVEALLPRLAPANDGGLSLGQAWVASFAL from the coding sequence ATGTCCCATGACGACGAGCGGCTGAGGCTCCGCGTGCGCGGACGGGTGCAGGGCGTGGGCTTCCGCCCGCACGTCCACGCGCTCGCCCGGCGCTATGGCCTGACCGGCTGGGTGCGGAACGACCCGCAGGGTGTGCTGATCGAAGTGCAGGGCGCCGACACCGCCGCCTTCCGCACCGCGCTGTCCGATGAGGCGCCGCCCCTTGCCCGCATCGACTCTGTGGACTGCGAGGCCCTCGTTCCGATCCCCGGCCCAACCGGCTTCACCATCCGTCACAGCGAGACCGGCGGCGCCATGGCCACCGGAATCGGTCCCGACGCGGCGGTCTGCCCCGCCTGCCTTGCCGAGTTGTTCGATCCGGCGGAGCGCCGATACCGCTATGCTTTCCTGAACTGCACCCATTGCGGCCCGCGCTATACCATCACGCGGCGGCTTCCCTATGACCGGCCGCAGACGGCGATGGCCGGGTTCCCGCTCTGCCCCGACTGCATGGCGGAGTACGAGGATCCCGCCGACCGCCGCTTCCACGCCCAGCCGACCGCCTGTCCGGCCTGCGGCCCCCACCTTTCGCATCCGCCGGAGGACATTCTGGCCGCCCTTCGGGATGGCAGGATCGTTGCCGTCAAGGGGCTGGGCGGTTTCCACCTCGCCTGCGACGCCGCGCGCCCGGACGCGGTGAAGCGGTTGCGGCGGGTCAAGCAGCGCAACGGCAAGCCCTTCCCCCTGATGGTCGCCAATGCCGAATCGGCCGCCCGCCATGTCGGCATGGACGATGACGAGCGCCGGCTGCTGGAAGGGGCGGCGCGCCCCATCGTCCTGCTGCGGCGGCGGGAGGATGCGCCGGAACTGGCGCCCGACATCGCCCCCGGTCTGGCATGGCTGGGCGTCATGCTGCCCTACACGCCGCTGCATTACCTGCTGTTCCACGAGGCGGCGGGACGGCCGGAGGGCACAGGCTGGCTGCGCGAGCCGCAGGAACTGACCCTGGTCATGACCTCCGCCAATCCCGGCGGCGAGCCGCTCGCCATCGGCAACGAGGAGGCGCGGGAGAGGCTGGCCGGCATCGCCGACCTGATCGTCGACCATGACCGCGACATCCTGATCCGCGCCGACGACAGCGTGACGCGCAAGCTGGCCGGAGCGCCCGCCTTCCTGCGCCGGGGCCGCGGCCATGTGCCGGAACCGATCCGGCTGGCCCGCCCGGTGCCGCCGATCCTGGCGGTCGGCGGTCATCTGAAGGCGACGGTCTGCGTCACCCGCGGCGACGAGGCCTTCCTGTCCCAGCACATCGGCGACCTCGACAATGCCGCGACTCTGGATTTCCTGGAGGAAACCGTCGCCCATCTGCTGCACATCCTGGATGTCGAGCCGGTGGCGGTCGCCCACGACAAGCATCCCGATTTCCAGTCCACCCGCTTCGCCGAGAGAACCGGCCTGCCATGCGTCGCGGTCCAGCACCACCACGCCCATGTCGCCGCCGTGATGGCCGAACACCGGGTGGAGGGGCAGGCGCTGGGCCTTGCCCTCGACGGCTTCGGCCTGGGAGAGGGGGGAGGATCCTGGGGCGGGGAGATGCTGCTGGTCGACGGCCTGCGGTCGGAGCGCCTGGGCAGTCTGGCCCCGCTCGCCCAGCCCGGCGGCGACCTCGCCGCCCGCCAACCCTGGCGAATGGCCGCCGCAGCTCTGCTGCGCATGGGCCGTGCCGACGAGATCGTTCCGCGCTTTGCCGGTCACGGTCCGGCCGAGGGCGTGCGCCGGATGATCGAACGCGGCATCAACGCGCCGCCCACCAGCTCCTGCGGGCGCTGGTTCGATGCGGCCTGCGGGCTGCTCGGCATCCGTGCGATGGCGGGTTTCGAGGGCGAGGCGCCGATGGTGCTGGAATCTCTGGTGCGCCGTCCTCGGGTGGCGGCGGGGGCTTGGCGGATCGCGGGCGGCGAGCTTGACCTGACGCCCCTGCTGGAGCGCCTGCTGTCCGCCGCGGATGCGGTGGAAGGAGCGGAACTGTTTCACGGCACGCTGGCTGCGGCGCTGGTGGATTGGACGCTGCCGGCACTGCGCGCGCGTGGCCTGGACCGGGCGGTGCTGTCCGGCGGCTGCCTGATGAATGGGGTGTTGGCCGAGGAACTGGTTGCCGGCTTCCATGCCGCCGGGGTTGAGGCGCTGCTGCCGAGGCTGGCTCCCGCGAATGACGGCGGGCTCAGCCTCGGTCAGGCGTGGGTCGCGTCCTTCGCCCTGTAG
- the cybH gene encoding Ni/Fe-hydrogenase, b-type cytochrome subunit has protein sequence MAPLDDAKPVAPPDEEGTAAPAAGRFLKAIYVYEVPVRIWHWVNALAITLLSITGYLIANPLPSMPGEASANYLMGYIRFVHFAAAYIFTIGFIGRLYWAFAGNHHAKQLFRFPFWDRHWWGELFLEARWYLFLERKPKLYVGHNPLAQFAMFWAIAVGSVFMIFTGFALYSEGTGLGSWQDRLFGWVIPLFGQSMDVHTWHHLGMWAILLFVIVHVYAAVREDIMSRQSIISTMISGVRTFKDAEAPADQEHERPVKKAARVG, from the coding sequence ATGGCTCCTCTCGACGATGCGAAGCCGGTCGCGCCACCGGACGAGGAAGGGACGGCCGCCCCGGCGGCCGGCCGTTTCCTGAAGGCGATCTATGTGTACGAGGTGCCGGTGCGGATCTGGCACTGGGTCAACGCGCTGGCGATCACGCTGCTGTCGATCACCGGCTATCTGATCGCCAACCCGCTGCCCAGCATGCCGGGCGAGGCGAGCGCCAATTACCTGATGGGCTACATCCGCTTCGTCCATTTCGCGGCGGCCTACATCTTCACCATCGGCTTCATCGGCCGGCTCTATTGGGCCTTCGCCGGCAACCACCATGCCAAGCAGCTGTTCCGCTTCCCCTTCTGGGACCGCCACTGGTGGGGGGAGCTGTTCCTGGAGGCGCGCTGGTACCTGTTCCTGGAGCGCAAGCCGAAGCTGTATGTCGGCCACAACCCGCTGGCCCAGTTCGCCATGTTCTGGGCGATCGCGGTCGGCAGCGTCTTCATGATCTTCACCGGCTTCGCGCTCTACAGCGAAGGCACCGGGCTGGGCAGCTGGCAGGACCGTCTGTTCGGCTGGGTCATCCCGCTGTTCGGCCAGAGCATGGACGTCCACACCTGGCACCATCTGGGCATGTGGGCGATCCTGCTGTTCGTGATCGTCCACGTCTATGCCGCCGTGCGCGAGGACATCATGTCCCGCCAGTCGATCATCTCCACCATGATCAGCGGCGTTCGCACCTTCAAGGACGCCGAGGCCCCGGCCGACCAGGAACATGAGCGTCCGGTGAAGAAGGCGGCGCGTGTGGGGTGA
- a CDS encoding nickel-dependent hydrogenase large subunit, with the protein MAIVQTPNGFSLDNGGKRIVVDPVTRIEGHMRCEVNVDSDNIIRNAVSTGTMWRGLEVILKGRDPRDAWAFVERICGVCTGCHALTSVRAVEDALQIRIPKNAHLIREIMAKTLQVHDHIVHFYHLHALDWVNPVNALKADPQATSALQQAVAPRHAKSSPGYFRDVQTRLRKFVESGQLGIFKNGYWDNPAYKLSPEADLMAVTHYLEALDLQKDIVKIHTILGGKNPHPNYMVGGVPCAINMEGDGSSGAPLNMERLNFIRARIQEATAFVENVYLPDVLAIASFYKDWLYGGGLAATNVMDYGDYEKVPYDHSTCQLPGGVILNGNWNEVHPIDPRDPAQVQEFVAHSWYHYEDESKGLHPWDGVTEARFELGANTKGTRTDIKELDEAAKYSWIKAPRWRGHAVEVGPLPRYILAYAQGVGYVKDQITESLGAFNALAGTSFTPQQALPTTIGRTLARALECQYCCTMMMDDWNALIANIKAGDTATANVEKWDPKTWPKEAKGVGTVAAPRGGLGHWIKIKDGKIDNYQCVVPTTWNGSPRDPKGNIGAFEASLLNTPMARPDEPVEILRTLHSFDPCLACSTHVMAPDGAELARVTVR; encoded by the coding sequence ATGGCCATCGTCCAGACCCCGAACGGGTTCTCGCTCGACAACGGCGGCAAGCGCATCGTCGTCGATCCGGTCACCCGCATCGAAGGCCATATGCGCTGCGAGGTGAATGTCGACAGCGACAACATCATCCGCAACGCGGTGTCCACCGGCACGATGTGGCGGGGCCTCGAAGTGATCCTGAAGGGCCGCGACCCGCGCGACGCGTGGGCCTTCGTCGAGCGCATCTGCGGCGTCTGCACCGGCTGCCACGCGCTGACCTCGGTCCGCGCGGTCGAGGATGCGCTGCAGATCCGCATCCCCAAGAACGCCCACCTGATCCGCGAGATCATGGCGAAGACGTTGCAGGTCCATGACCACATCGTCCATTTCTACCACCTGCACGCGCTGGACTGGGTCAATCCGGTCAACGCGCTGAAGGCCGATCCGCAGGCGACCTCGGCGCTGCAGCAGGCGGTGGCGCCACGCCACGCCAAGTCCAGCCCCGGCTATTTCCGCGACGTCCAGACCCGGCTGAGGAAGTTCGTGGAGAGCGGCCAGCTCGGCATCTTCAAGAACGGCTATTGGGACAACCCGGCCTACAAGCTGTCGCCGGAAGCCGACCTGATGGCGGTGACCCATTATCTGGAGGCGCTCGATCTCCAGAAGGACATCGTCAAGATCCACACCATCCTCGGCGGCAAGAACCCGCACCCGAACTACATGGTCGGCGGCGTTCCCTGCGCCATCAACATGGAGGGCGACGGGTCTTCGGGCGCGCCGCTGAACATGGAGCGGCTGAACTTCATCCGCGCCCGCATCCAGGAGGCGACCGCCTTCGTCGAGAACGTCTATCTGCCGGACGTGCTCGCCATCGCCAGCTTCTACAAGGACTGGCTCTATGGCGGCGGGCTGGCGGCGACCAACGTCATGGATTACGGCGATTACGAGAAGGTGCCGTACGACCATTCGACCTGCCAGCTGCCGGGCGGCGTCATCCTGAACGGCAACTGGAACGAGGTCCATCCCATCGACCCGCGCGACCCGGCGCAGGTGCAGGAGTTCGTCGCCCACAGCTGGTACCACTACGAGGACGAGAGCAAGGGCCTGCACCCGTGGGACGGCGTGACCGAGGCCAGGTTCGAACTCGGCGCCAACACCAAGGGCACCCGCACCGACATCAAGGAGCTTGACGAGGCCGCCAAGTATTCCTGGATCAAGGCCCCGCGCTGGCGCGGCCATGCGGTGGAGGTCGGCCCCCTGCCCCGCTACATCCTGGCCTATGCCCAGGGCGTCGGCTATGTGAAGGACCAGATCACCGAATCGCTCGGCGCCTTCAACGCGCTGGCCGGCACCAGCTTCACGCCGCAGCAGGCGCTGCCGACCACCATCGGCCGCACCCTGGCCCGCGCGCTGGAATGCCAGTACTGCTGCACCATGATGATGGACGACTGGAACGCCCTGATCGCCAACATCAAGGCCGGCGACACCGCCACCGCCAATGTCGAGAAGTGGGATCCGAAGACCTGGCCGAAGGAGGCCAAGGGCGTCGGCACCGTCGCCGCCCCGCGCGGCGGGCTCGGCCACTGGATCAAGATCAAGGACGGCAAGATCGACAACTACCAGTGCGTCGTGCCGACGACCTGGAACGGCAGCCCGCGCGATCCCAAGGGCAACATCGGCGCCTTCGAGGCCTCGCTGCTGAACACGCCGATGGCCCGCCCGGACGAGCCGGTGGAGATCCTGCGCACCCTGCACAGCTTCGACCCGTGCCTTGCCTGCTCCACCCACGTCATGGCGCCCGACGGCGCCGAACTGGCCCGCGTCACCGTGCGCTGA
- a CDS encoding hydrogenase small subunit, with product MATLETFYEVMRRQGITRRSFLKYCSLTAAALGLGPELVPQIVHAMETKPRTPVLWLHGLECTCCSESFIRSAHPLVKDVVLSMISLDYDDTLMASAGHQAEAILDEVMEKYKGNYILAVEGNPPLNQDGMSCIVGGKPFTDQLRKVAKDAKAIISWGSCASFGCVQAARPNPTRATPVHEVITDKPIIKVPGCPPIAEVMTGVITYMLTFERIPELDRQGRPKMFYSQRIHDKCYRRPHFDAGQFVESFDDEGARKGYCLYKVGCKGPTTYNACSTVRWNEGTSFPIQSGHGCIGCSEDGFWDKGSWYARQSDIHQFGIEATADEIGTTAAIGVGSIIAAHAAVSALKRAQHKGDV from the coding sequence ATGGCAACGCTGGAAACCTTCTACGAGGTGATGCGGCGGCAGGGGATCACACGCCGTTCGTTCCTGAAATACTGCTCGCTGACCGCCGCGGCCCTCGGGCTGGGGCCGGAACTGGTGCCGCAGATCGTCCATGCCATGGAAACGAAGCCGCGCACCCCGGTGCTGTGGCTGCATGGGCTGGAATGCACCTGCTGCTCGGAATCCTTCATCCGCTCCGCGCATCCGCTGGTGAAGGACGTGGTGCTGTCGATGATCTCGCTGGACTACGACGACACGCTGATGGCGTCGGCCGGCCATCAGGCCGAGGCGATCCTCGACGAGGTGATGGAGAAGTACAAGGGCAACTACATCCTGGCGGTGGAGGGCAATCCGCCGCTGAACCAGGACGGCATGTCCTGCATCGTCGGCGGCAAGCCCTTCACCGACCAGCTGCGCAAGGTCGCCAAGGACGCCAAGGCGATCATCTCCTGGGGCTCCTGCGCGTCCTTCGGCTGCGTCCAGGCGGCGCGCCCGAATCCGACCCGCGCCACGCCGGTGCATGAGGTCATCACCGACAAGCCGATCATCAAGGTTCCCGGCTGCCCGCCGATCGCCGAGGTGATGACCGGCGTCATCACCTACATGCTGACCTTCGAGCGCATCCCGGAACTGGACCGCCAGGGCCGGCCGAAGATGTTCTACAGCCAGCGCATCCACGACAAATGCTATCGCCGGCCGCATTTCGACGCCGGCCAGTTCGTGGAATCCTTCGACGACGAGGGCGCGCGCAAGGGCTATTGCCTCTACAAGGTCGGCTGCAAGGGCCCGACCACATACAACGCCTGCTCCACGGTGCGCTGGAACGAGGGCACCAGCTTCCCCATCCAGTCCGGCCACGGCTGCATCGGCTGCTCGGAGGACGGGTTCTGGGACAAGGGCTCCTGGTATGCCCGCCAGTCCGACATCCACCAGTTCGGGATCGAGGCCACCGCCGACGAGATCGGCACCACCGCCGCCATCGGCGTCGGCAGCATCATCGCCGCCCACGCGGCGGTCAGCGCCCTGAAGCGCGCGCAGCACAAGGGAGACGTCTGA
- a CDS encoding HupE/UreJ family protein, giving the protein MSKTIRLAALSAAVALAATPALAHPGHLAGAGFLDGIGHPLGGFDHLIAMVTVGVYGATIGGRAVLAVPGAFMAAMLAGGLFALTGGELPLVEPAIYASTVVLALLCVMPMSRNGIVGALFAAFFGLFHGFAHGAEMPADAAALGYAAGFLTSTAGLHAAGAALGLALHRLIGRREESGQSA; this is encoded by the coding sequence ATGTCGAAAACCATCCGCCTTGCCGCTCTTTCCGCAGCCGTCGCGCTTGCCGCCACCCCGGCGCTGGCCCATCCCGGCCATCTCGCCGGGGCCGGCTTCCTCGACGGCATCGGGCATCCGCTGGGCGGGTTCGACCACCTGATCGCCATGGTCACGGTCGGCGTCTATGGCGCCACCATCGGCGGGCGCGCCGTGCTGGCGGTGCCGGGGGCCTTCATGGCGGCGATGCTGGCCGGAGGGCTGTTCGCGCTGACCGGCGGCGAACTGCCGCTGGTCGAGCCGGCCATCTACGCCTCCACCGTCGTGCTGGCTCTGCTGTGCGTCATGCCGATGTCGCGCAACGGCATCGTCGGTGCCCTGTTCGCCGCCTTCTTCGGCCTGTTCCACGGCTTCGCCCATGGGGCGGAGATGCCGGCCGACGCCGCGGCGCTGGGCTATGCCGCCGGCTTTCTGACCAGCACCGCCGGACTGCATGCGGCCGGCGCCGCGCTGGGTCTGGCCCTTCACCGGCTGATCGGCCGGCGGGAGGAGAGCGGCCAGTCGGCCTGA
- a CDS encoding sigma-54-dependent transcriptional regulator, producing the protein MTAPARPGILVVDDEPRSVEVIARLLDEEFEVFTALSAEEALRLLETEWIQVVFSDQRMPEVSGVEFLTQVRERWPEVVRIVITGYIDPEDIIGAINTAGIHQFITKPWHPDHLLLTARNAAKMYQLQREHDRLTNELKLLPPVAETRVASKRERVRQFYRFDGLVRAEGSPVEEVCRQAERVAGFNVPVLVLGETGTGKELLARAIHYGSPRADQPFYCENCGAIPDELLESELFGHKKGAFTGAHSNRVGLLEQADGGTIFLDEIGDISPAFQVRLLRFLQEGEIRPVGSNETRRVDVRVVAATHRDLTAEVKAGRFREDLYYRLSTMTLTMPPLRDRPDDIPVLARHILDRLSAAHGKPVAGFAPDTLACLEAYGWPGNVRELQNEIMRMLVLCEGDTLGADLLSDQVLHGAALNARPASPEDGPLPPLDLIGQGGPLKSRIERVEAGILMETLVRCRWNKSKAADELGLSRMGLRAKLERYGIERGAAQRH; encoded by the coding sequence ATGACCGCCCCCGCCCGCCCCGGCATCCTGGTGGTGGATGACGAGCCGCGCTCCGTCGAGGTCATCGCCCGCCTGCTGGACGAGGAGTTCGAGGTCTTCACCGCCCTGTCGGCGGAAGAGGCCCTGCGCCTGCTGGAAACCGAATGGATCCAGGTGGTCTTCTCCGACCAGCGGATGCCGGAGGTCAGCGGCGTGGAGTTCCTGACCCAGGTGCGCGAACGCTGGCCGGAGGTGGTGCGGATCGTCATCACCGGCTACATCGACCCCGAGGACATCATCGGCGCCATCAACACCGCCGGCATCCACCAGTTCATCACCAAGCCCTGGCATCCCGACCATCTGCTGCTGACCGCCCGCAACGCGGCGAAGATGTACCAGCTGCAGCGCGAGCATGACCGGCTGACCAACGAGCTGAAGCTGCTGCCGCCGGTCGCCGAGACCCGCGTGGCCTCGAAGCGCGAGCGGGTGCGGCAATTCTACCGCTTCGACGGGCTGGTCCGGGCCGAGGGCAGCCCGGTGGAGGAGGTCTGCCGGCAGGCGGAGCGGGTGGCCGGCTTCAACGTGCCGGTTCTGGTGCTGGGGGAGACGGGAACCGGCAAGGAACTGCTGGCCCGCGCCATCCATTACGGCAGCCCGCGCGCCGACCAGCCCTTCTACTGCGAGAATTGCGGCGCCATCCCGGACGAGCTGCTGGAAAGCGAGCTGTTCGGCCACAAGAAGGGCGCCTTCACCGGCGCGCACAGCAACCGTGTCGGATTGCTGGAGCAGGCGGACGGCGGCACCATCTTCCTGGACGAGATCGGCGACATCAGCCCGGCCTTCCAGGTCCGTCTGCTGCGCTTCCTGCAGGAGGGCGAGATCCGGCCGGTCGGCTCCAACGAGACGCGGCGGGTCGATGTCCGCGTCGTCGCCGCCACCCACCGCGACCTGACCGCCGAGGTGAAGGCCGGCCGCTTCCGCGAGGATCTCTATTACCGGCTCAGCACCATGACGCTGACCATGCCGCCCCTGCGCGACCGGCCGGACGACATCCCGGTGCTGGCCCGCCACATCCTGGACCGGCTGTCGGCGGCCCATGGCAAGCCTGTCGCAGGCTTCGCCCCCGACACGCTGGCTTGCCTCGAGGCCTATGGCTGGCCCGGCAACGTGCGCGAACTGCAGAACGAGATCATGCGCATGCTGGTGCTGTGCGAGGGCGACACGCTGGGAGCGGATCTGCTGTCCGATCAGGTCCTGCACGGCGCCGCGTTGAACGCCCGCCCCGCCTCGCCGGAGGACGGACCGCTGCCGCCGCTCGACCTGATCGGCCAGGGCGGCCCGCTGAAATCGCGGATCGAGCGGGTGGAGGCCGGCATCCTGATGGAAACGCTGGTCCGCTGCCGCTGGAACAAGAGCAAGGCCGCCGACGAACTGGGCCTGTCCCGCATGGGCCTGCGCGCCAAGCTGGAGCGCTACGGCATCGAGCGCGGGGCGGCGCAGAGGCACTGA